The Candidatus Krumholzibacteriota bacterium genomic interval AGACTCTTCGTGACGATCCATAATACAGGCAAGATCGACCGGCTCGCGGATTCTTTCAACGGGCCAGGGAGATTCGAGGCGATCCTCCACTCGACATCCGGCATAGTATCGATAAATAATCAGATAGCGCAAGAACTGCTCACTGCGGGAGTTCCTCCCTGGAAGATAATATCGATCCCTAATGGAGTAGACACTTCGATCTTTCATCCCGCTTCACCTGAAAAAAAGAATCAGATGTTGACTCGTATGGGTATCCTGGGAAGGACTATTTTCATATTTACAGGCAATTTTCACAGCCAGAAAGGTATCGAAATCCTTCTGGAAGGATGGAAGATATTTACTTCGTCGATCCCCGGCACCAGCGCGCTTCTTCTTATGGCGGGCGATGGAGTCCTTTTCGGGACGATGAAAAGACTTGCTGAAGAGCTCGACCTGCTTGAATCAGTCCGGTTTCTGGGCAACCGTCCCGATGTAAGCAGCTTTCTGAAAATCGCCGATATATTCGTTCAGCCTTCAAGATGGGAAGGGCTGTCAATAGCTCTTCTTGAAGCTATGGCGTGCGGACTGCCGGTCATCGTCACTCCGGTCGGAGGTGCTGTCGAAGCAGTCACCGAAGGGGAAAACGGCCTTTTCGCTCCCGTAGATAACCCGGGTGCTCTGGCTGACGGGATGAAGACGCTCTTTGAAAACGGCAATATGAGAAAGAGCTTTGGACGCGAAGGGATGGAAAGGGTCGTCAGGTATTACTCGATCGACAGATGCGCGCTCGCACATATAGATCTTTTTACCGCGGCGGATGCGGGATCAGTCAATCTCCATGCGGGAGAGAAAGAAAGGTTAGACGGGAATGATAAGAAAAAAGATAAGCGCGGCGGTCCACCCCCCCACGAATGTGACGAACAGGCTGCAGAACAGAAAATTAAGATCCTTTCTTGACGGCCTGCCCCTCGAAAGCCTGATCCTTGACATGGGGGCGGGAAGAAAAAAAACGCGGGATGATATCATCTCAATCGATATCTACAAGGCTCCGGGAGTGACGCTGCTCGGCGATATCCATCATCTCCCGTTCGAAACAGATTCGATAGACGCGATCATCGCGCGCGGTGTCCTCGAACATGTCGAACATCCCGAAGAGGTCGTCGATGAATTTTTCAGAGTCCTTAAACCGGCGGGGAAAGTATACTCATCTATCCCGTTCATGCAGGGTTATCACCCCAGCCCGGGAGACTACCGGAGATATACTATTGATGGGATCGAGATCCTTTTCTCGAAGTTCCGGAAACTGGAATGCGGGATCACGAGGGGATCTGCTTCTTCCTACGTCTGGATCGCCAGGGAATTCTTTTCGGAGCTTTTCTCCTTTAACAATATTGCTCTTTACAAATTCTTCAAAATCGTCTTCGGGTGGCTTCTGCAACCGGTAAAATATCTCGATCCCCTGACAGAGAGACATTCGATGGGCCATGTCGTGGCGTCCGGATTTACCTTCGTCGGCGAAAAACCATCACCCTGACCTCAGGTCTTCACTACATCTTTGTAACTATATAGACAGTCGTCAGGGCGCTCGCGATGATACTGACCGATGTCTGGAGTATCTTCATCCAGTCCCGGTCCCTGATTACCTTCTCTGGTACGATTATCGCGTCACCGAGTTCTATGACCTGTGAGAGCGCCCTGCGTTTAAGGACTCTTCCGTCCGCTTTGAGTATTCTCAATTCGCCGCTCGCCGCTCTTCGCGAAAAACCACCCGCCCTGTCGATGTAGTATTTCGTCTTCTTTCCTGGAAAATACTTGATCGTACCGCTGGACGCGACTGCGCCAAGCACGTTCACTCCCGAGGGACGAGGAGGGATCGTGATCCTGTCTCCCGCCCTCAGGACGATATCGTCTGCTCTTTCCCCGCTTTGAGAGATTGTTTCGAGGTCGATGATTATCCTGTTCATCTTGCCGGAATTGTAATTGACAGAATAGCCGTCTGCCATGACAGCTCCGCTGCTGTCCCTCTGCGCCTCCCGCAATGAAAGGATCACATCTTCGACATGCCTGTACCTGAGTTCATCGACGATGCTTCCACGTTCAAAAAGGGCTCCAGGAAGAAACGCCTTGCCGGTGAATCCGCCAGCACGTTCGATCAGATCGGTCAGGGTCTCTACGCCCTGCTCGATCACGTAAGTCCCGGGGAAAAGCACTTCCCCGGCGATCGTTACCCTCTCGTGCCCGGAATAGTTCGGTATCTCCCGGATGAAAAGAGCATCTCCTGGATATAGAAGGATATCTTCTTTACCATGCGGCTCAGTCAGGACGCGGCCGAGGTCGAACATCAATATTTCGGAAGATCTCGTCGTATCGGGAACAAGCCTTGCGAGTTCGGCGCGAAGAAGATACGCCTCTTTTTTTATCCCGCCCGCCTGATAGATCAGATCGCTGACGACCATATCGTCGGCAAAAATATATTCGCCGGGAAGTCTTATCTCCCCTTCGATGCTCACTGACTCGGTATCGTGCATCCTCTTGGTCGAGTAGACCTCGATTATATCGCCTGGATAAAGGATCATATCGCGCGTGATCAGCTTGCTCTCGGACAGTTCTTCCGGTACACCTTTCCCATTCTCTTCGGTCTCCTCTTTTCCCGCCTGACCGACCGGTATGGAAGACAACAGATCTTTTAGAGCTACCTGAAAGACTGATCTGCGCCTGTCATTGAAGATCCTCGTGACAAAGACCCTTTCCGTATACGAATCAGGCAGGAGCATTCCCCGGCCGATCAGATCCGTTATCTTCATCCCTATGTGATGACTGTATTCTCCCGGGTACTTCACCTTCCCCTGCAGCAATACCACATCCTCTTTCAAGTCATGGATGGATCTCACCTTTATCCGGTCGCCGTCTATTATCTCGATATTATCTTTTTTCGCCCCACTCTTACCCGTGATATCGAGATCGATAAGGACATTTTTCAGGTTATCCTCGAAACGGATCAACTCGACTTTTTCCAGATACGCTGAAGACCGCAGCCCCCCGGCAAGTTCGATCGCGTCAAGGACCCTTTCACCACCGAGTATCTCATAGACACCCTCTCTCTTCACTTCTCCCGCTACCGTGACGAGAGGTCCCGCCACGGGGACAAAAATAATATCGTTCGATTCGAGCCGGACATCCTCTCCTTTTCCGTTCATCAGAAGTTCGTAGAGATCGACCACTTTCACGACACTCGTGCCCCTGACCA includes:
- a CDS encoding class I SAM-dependent methyltransferase — encoded protein: MIRKKISAAVHPPTNVTNRLQNRKLRSFLDGLPLESLILDMGAGRKKTRDDIISIDIYKAPGVTLLGDIHHLPFETDSIDAIIARGVLEHVEHPEEVVDEFFRVLKPAGKVYSSIPFMQGYHPSPGDYRRYTIDGIEILFSKFRKLECGITRGSASSYVWIAREFFSELFSFNNIALYKFFKIVFGWLLQPVKYLDPLTERHSMGHVVASGFTFVGEKPSP
- a CDS encoding SLBB domain-containing protein encodes the protein MFRRIILAALSVVVIFSIPDAVRAQTEAQKEAYRKYIENQAALKDSEKESNTVEIYNDSEPVLPPERHANTTPTRYGIDVFSSVPAEFVSSSEIPVPSDYTLGPGDHLVVNLWGSADLTMELVIDREGKVFVPKAGELVIWGLKIEEAEKRLAEHYSRIYSKFEMNLILGKIRSVTVYVSGEVMRPGAYTVSSLYTLFNTLHLAGGPTERGSLRRVRLVRGTSVVKVVDLYELLMNGKGEDVRLESNDIIFVPVAGPLVTVAGEVKREGVYEILGGERVLDAIELAGGLRSSAYLEKVELIRFEDNLKNVLIDLDITGKSGAKKDNIEIIDGDRIKVRSIHDLKEDVVLLQGKVKYPGEYSHHIGMKITDLIGRGMLLPDSYTERVFVTRIFNDRRRSVFQVALKDLLSSIPVGQAGKEETEENGKGVPEELSESKLITRDMILYPGDIIEVYSTKRMHDTESVSIEGEIRLPGEYIFADDMVVSDLIYQAGGIKKEAYLLRAELARLVPDTTRSSEILMFDLGRVLTEPHGKEDILLYPGDALFIREIPNYSGHERVTIAGEVLFPGTYVIEQGVETLTDLIERAGGFTGKAFLPGALFERGSIVDELRYRHVEDVILSLREAQRDSSGAVMADGYSVNYNSGKMNRIIIDLETISQSGERADDIVLRAGDRITIPPRPSGVNVLGAVASSGTIKYFPGKKTKYYIDRAGGFSRRAASGELRILKADGRVLKRRALSQVIELGDAIIVPEKVIRDRDWMKILQTSVSIIASALTTVYIVTKM